From Synergistaceae bacterium, one genomic window encodes:
- the nhaC gene encoding Na+/H+ antiporter NhaC produces MTTKPRIVKKPSIALAVSIVALIAVTVSAATLYFNVDVHAPIAMLAIIIACIGVFYLKFDYAELENAALESIMAAMPSCMILILVGMLIGLWMKGGVIPGLIYYGLSILAPGIFPLSTLIICSIISLSTGSSWSTEATVGVAMMGIGNGLGINPAFTAGIVVSGAYFGDKMSPLSDTTNLAPAVSGSQLFDHIRAMCWTTGPAYIIVAIILGVWGIQYSGETLDPSRIVAIQSMIKAEFPVSVFCIVPPLLVILVSILKVPAMPGIAIGLVAGLVMCFINGASWGDVWNLSQWGYKAQITAQIAGMEKMSDIAAILQTNGIQLTPELAQEASKTIARLVGRGGMQNMMWSVSLAIVAMAMGGFLEKMGILTVLLSVITKYIRRAGGLIAATLLSSFVANLLVGSQYLSIIIPGRMLKPKYDESGLAPRMLSRSLEDSGTLTSVLIPWNVCGGYAAAVLGVPTLMYAPYAILNWLTPIVAIIITYLGIGIYWRAKDGTDNIERRTLLNDASVEKIN; encoded by the coding sequence ATGACAACAAAGCCGAGAATTGTAAAGAAACCTTCTATTGCTCTTGCAGTCTCAATTGTTGCACTGATCGCAGTAACGGTATCTGCAGCAACACTCTATTTTAATGTTGATGTCCATGCTCCTATAGCTATGTTAGCAATAATTATTGCTTGTATCGGTGTTTTTTATTTAAAGTTTGATTATGCTGAATTGGAAAACGCTGCACTAGAGAGTATCATGGCTGCAATGCCATCATGTATGATACTTATTTTGGTAGGTATGCTGATAGGGCTCTGGATGAAGGGCGGAGTAATCCCGGGTCTTATCTATTACGGTTTAAGCATACTTGCTCCGGGAATTTTCCCGCTTTCCACACTTATCATCTGTTCTATTATTTCACTTTCAACGGGCTCTTCGTGGTCGACTGAGGCTACTGTAGGCGTAGCCATGATGGGAATTGGAAACGGACTGGGTATTAATCCTGCTTTTACAGCAGGTATAGTTGTATCTGGAGCATATTTTGGTGACAAGATGTCACCTCTTTCAGATACAACAAACCTTGCCCCTGCTGTTTCAGGGTCACAGCTTTTTGATCATATAAGGGCCATGTGCTGGACCACTGGACCTGCTTATATTATTGTCGCAATAATCCTTGGTGTATGGGGAATTCAGTATTCAGGAGAAACCCTTGACCCATCTAGGATTGTTGCAATACAGAGCATGATAAAGGCAGAATTTCCTGTGTCAGTCTTTTGTATAGTCCCGCCGCTGCTTGTTATTCTCGTTTCGATTTTAAAGGTTCCTGCAATGCCCGGGATAGCCATAGGTCTTGTCGCAGGGCTTGTAATGTGTTTTATCAACGGAGCCTCATGGGGAGATGTATGGAATCTCAGTCAGTGGGGATATAAGGCTCAGATTACTGCTCAGATTGCCGGAATGGAAAAAATGTCAGATATTGCTGCCATTCTTCAGACAAACGGGATTCAGCTTACGCCTGAATTGGCACAGGAGGCAAGTAAAACTATTGCCCGTTTAGTTGGCCGTGGTGGTATGCAGAATATGATGTGGTCTGTGTCTTTAGCAATCGTAGCTATGGCCATGGGTGGGTTCCTTGAAAAAATGGGAATTCTCACAGTCCTGCTCTCTGTTATTACAAAGTATATCCGCAGAGCCGGTGGACTTATAGCTGCGACATTACTATCTTCTTTCGTTGCAAACCTCCTGGTTGGCAGCCAATACCTCTCTATCATTATTCCTGGACGTATGCTAAAGCCTAAGTATGATGAGAGCGGACTTGCTCCAAGAATGTTGTCTCGTTCACTTGAAGATTCAGGAACTCTCACCTCAGTCCTGATCCCTTGGAATGTGTGTGGCGGCTATGCTGCAGCAGTTCTCGGCGTCCCTACTCTTATGTATGCTCCCTATGCGATACTTAACTGGCTGACTCCTATAGTTGCGATAATAATTACATATCTTGGGATCGGCATATACTGGCGTGCTAAGGATGGAACTGATAATATCGAAAGACGCACCTTACTAAATGATGCTTCGGTTGAAAAAATAAACTAG